One Mycolicibacterium sp. TUM20985 genomic window, GACGTGCCTCTCCGTGGCGGCCGCCTACGGCAGCCTCGTCGTCGTCTTCAAGTGGGGCTGGTTCGAGGCGTTGGGGTTGGAGCCGCTCGGATCGCTCGACAGCACCATCCCGCCCCTGGTCCTCGCAATGACCTTCGGGTTGTCGATGGACTACGAGATCTTCCTGCTGACCCGGATCCGCGAGCGCTTCCTGCAGACCAACAACACCCGCGACGCCGTCGCCTACGGCGTCAGCACCAGCGCGCGCACGATCACCAGTGCCGCGCTGATCATGATCGCCGTGTTCGTCGGGTTCGCGTTCGCCGGCATGCCGCTGGTGGCCCAGCTCGGGGTGGCGTGCGCGGTCGCGATCGCCGTGGACGCGACGATCGTCCGCCTGGTGCTGGTGCCCGCGCTGATGGCCATGTTCGCGGAGTGGAACTGGTGGCTGCCCGGTTGGCTCGATCGGATCCTGCCGTCGGTCGACTTCGAGAAGCCACTGCCCAAGGCCGACATCGGCGATCTCGTCGTCATTCCGGAGGACATCTCGACGATCGGGCCGTCGGGTGCCGACATCCGCAACGTGGTGAAGTCGGCTGCGAAGCTCAAGACGCTCGCGCCGCAGACGATCACGGTCGCCGACCCGCTGGCCTTCAGCGGCTGCCTGCCGCCGGGCGGTTCACTCGCCCAACACGTCAAGGGTGGTGACGAGCCCCTGCGTGTGTTGCGGCCGGTCGGCGGGCCGGAGCGCATCGAGCCGGGGCGGCCCGGGGACACCCTCCGGCTGAACGTCAACCACCACGGTAGGACCGGAAGAAACGGCAAGACGGGCGGCGCCCGGTTCCTCCCCCGCCAGCCCATCCATCCGGTGACCATGTGGCGCGGCAGGCTCGCGGTGGCACTCGATGCGCTCGCTGCGGCCGCCGAGGCGGACCAGCCGGCGGTGCGCCGACTCGGCCCCATGGAGACCACCAACGTCCTCCTGCCGACCGGCGACCGGTTGGAGATCCCCACCGGCGCCGAGACCCTGCGCCTCAAGTGCTACCTGATCATGTGCCGCAACAGCGCCAGGGACTACGCCGAGTTTGCCGATCTCGTCGAGTCGATGGAGACTCACACTGCAGCGGTGGTACTGGCCGGAATGGACCGGTATTACTGTGGACAACGGTTGAAGACCCAGTGGGTGGCGACGCAGCTCGTGCGGCGGTTGGCCGATCCACATCCGTCCGATGACGACGAAGAGTGGATGAGTCCCGAGGCGGAGTCCGATTGGGCACACGTCAGGCAGCGATGCCTGTCCGTGGCGGTGGCGATGTTGGAGGAGGCGAGGTGACGTTGACGACGGACGCGCGTGGTGACGCCTCCGACCGCCCAAACGCCGCCGCGACCGCGGCGCGTAGACGCCCCGCCGTCGACCAGCGGCCGGTGGAATTCTGGCCCACGTCGGCGATTCGCGCGGCACTGGAGACCGATGACCTGACCGTGTGGCAGCGGATCGTCGTGGCGATCAAGCGCGACCCGTACGGCAGGACCGCGCGTCAGGTCGAGGAAGTCCTGGACACCGCACCGCCGTACGGGGTGTCCAAGGCCCTGGACGAAGTGCTCGCCCGCACCCGGGCGGATCTCGAGGCCAACGAGTGTGCCGAGGTGGCCCGCCACGTGCTCGGGCTTCTGCAGCGGTCCGGTCTCGGACAGGACGAATTCGCTTCCCGCATCGGCATTCCGGGGGATCAGTTCGCGGCCTACCTCAGGGGTGTCACCAGCCCGCCTGCCTCGCTGATGATCAGGATGCGACGGTTGTCCGACCGCTTCGCCAAGATGCGCCGCCCCGACTGATCACCGGGAGTTGATGGGCGACAGATCGTCGACCAGCCAGCGCCCGTCCTGCTTGACCAGCGAAACCCGCAGTGGCAGAGGCACGGTCGCCGGTTGCCTGCCCGGGCCGTTCTGCGTGCCGCGCATGACCACCGCGACGACGGCATTCTCGGGACCGATCGCCTCGACACCCGCCGAGACGGTAGTCGCCTGCACGGTCAGCCCCTTGCCCGTCAGATCCTTCGCCATCGCATCGAACTCGCCCCGGAAGCCGTCGGCTCCCCGAGACGTCATCATCGCCGTCAACCGGTCCACGTTGGCGGAGGGACTCTGCGGAGTGAAGGTCGCCGATGCCTCCGCCGCACTGCTGGCGATGTCGACCACCTCGCCCATGTCGCGATGCAGGGTGGCCTCCGGCGCCGTCCACCGCGTGTAGCCGACGACGACGGCAGCGGCCAACACGACGGTGGCCAAGCCGACGACGGCCAACCGTAGACCGGGGCCGTCGTCGTCGGTGCCGACCGTGACGCCGTCGCGGCGGTACAGCACGGCGTTGACCGCCACGCCCTGCACGATCAACAGGCACAGCACCGAGCACACCGACACCCACCACAGCGGCCAGGCGAGTGCGAATCCGGTGTAGACCAGCGCCAGAACCGCTCCAAGGGGTGCGAGGACGTCGAACGCCAGCACCCGGAACCCGTTCCTCATCGGATGGTCTCCAACCGCGACACCAAGAGCTTGCCCTCGACGTCGGACACCGACAGCCGCAGCGTCCAGTGCACGGTCAACGGCTTGGCACCCACGTTCTGGCTGACCGACGTGGCGACCACGATGACGTTGTCGGTCCGCGACGACACGGTCGCCAGCTCCGGCTGCGGCACGGTCGGCAGGCCGGCGTCACCGGGAGCGGCGTGATAGAGCGACTCGATCGCGACGGACTCGACCTGGCCGACAGTCTGGGACTGCAACTTCTGCACCACCTGGCTGAACGGTTCGACCGCGGTCTCGAAGTTCGCGTTGAGCTGGCCGACGGTGCCGTCGTGCAGGGTCTGCATGCTCTGCGTGACGGTGCCCGAGTTCATGTTGATCAGGACACCGGTCCAATCGGCGGCGGCCTGCAATACGCGGGTCTGGTAGGCGCGATCGTCGACCTCGTGCCGATGGCCGATCCACATCAGCGTGCCCAGGACGACGGCCGCCACCGCGATGACGCCGAGCACCGCGGATCCGATGCCGAACCCGGTCATCCGTCCGCTACCCGCCGGCGTGGGCTCGTCGTCGAGCTGGTCTGGCATGGCCGTGAGGGTACCCGGCGTGACGCGGTGGCCTTGTTTGCCGTCGGCCGCACGGTCTCCCCCGCACGCTCCTCGCGTCCGATGGCAGGATGGGTGAGGTGACGTTAGAAGCCACCCAGAACGGTGCGGCCCCGGCCGCGACATCCAAGTCGGGTATCGACCTGTCCTTCGTCGACGACGACGCCCGCCCCCAGGACGACCTCTTCGGTCACGTCAACGGGCGCTGGCTCGCCGACTACGACATTCCGGCGGATCGCGCCACCGACGGCGCCTTCCGGCTCCTCGCCGACCGCGCCGAGGAGCAGGTGCGCGACATCATCATCGAGGCGGCCGCGGCAGACGCAGATCCCGACACCGACGAGCAGCGGGTCGGCGATCTGTACGGCAGCTTCATGGACGTCGACACGGTCGCGCGGGTCGGCGTCGCGCCGCTGCTCGACGAGATCGCGACGATCGACGCCGCGGCCGACCGGAACGCGTTGGCGGCCGTCCTCGGCGGGTTGCAGCGCACCGGCGTCGGCGGGGGTACAGGCCTCTACGTCGACACCGATTCCAAGGACTCGACGCGCTATCTGCTGCACCTCTCGCAATCCGGACTCGGCCTGCCCGACGAGTCCTACTACCGCGACGCCCAGCACGCGGACATCCTGGCCGCCTACCCGGGGCACATCACGCGCATGTTCGCGCTGACCTTCGGCGACGAGCCGCAGCCGAACGAGTGGGAGGCCACGGCCGAGCGAATCATCGGGCTGGAGAGCAAGATTGCGGCTGCGCACTGGGACGTGGTGAAGCGCCGCGACGCCGACCTGACCTACAACCTGCGCGCCTTCACCGACCTGACCGCCGAGGCCCCCGGGTTCGACTGGGCGGGCTGGATCGCCGCGATCGGCACCACGTCGAAAGCCGCCGCCGAAGTCGTGGTGCGCCAGCCCGACTTCCTGACCGCCTTCGCCGCACTCTGGGCCGACGAGGACCTCGAGGACTGGAAGCGCTGGCTCCGTTGGCGTTTGATCAGCTCGCGTGCGTCGATGCTGACCGATCCGCTGGTGGCCGAGAACTTCGACTTCTACGGCCGCACCCTGAGCGGTACCGAGGAGATCCGCGATCGGTGGAAGCGCGGCGTGGCGCTCGTGGAGAACCTGATGGGCGACGCGGTCGGAAAGCTCTACGTCGAGCGCCACTTCCCGCCTGACGCCAAGGGCCGGATGGACGAGTTGGTGGTCAACGTCAGCGAGGCCTACCGCGTCAGCATCGGCAACCTGAAGTGGATGACGCCAGAGACGCGGGATCGCGCACTGGCCAAGCTGGACAAGTTCACCCCCAAGATCGGCTACCCCGCGCGGTGGCGGGACTATCCGGGTCTGGTGATCGACCGTAGCGACCTGTATGGAAACTACAAGCGCGGCAACGCAGTTGGCTACGACCGCGAGCTGGCAAAGCTGGGCGGTCCCGTCGACCGCGACGAATGGTTCATGACGCCGCAGACCGTCAATGCCTACTACAACCCCGGCATGAACGAAATCGTCTTCCCCGCGGCGATCCTGCAACCGCCGTTCTTCGACGCCGAGGCCGATGACGCGGCCAACTACGGCGGTATCGGCGCGGTGATCGCGCACGAGATCGGCCACGGCTTCGACGACCAGGGCGCCAAGTACGACGGTGACGGCAACCTGGTCGACTGGTGGACCGACGACGACCGCACCGAATTCGGCTCACGGACCAAGGCGTTGATCGCCCAGTACGAGGACTTCGTCCCGCGGCAGCTCAGCGGGGGCCAGCATGTCAACGGCGCGTTCACCGTCGGTGAGAACATTGGCGATCTCGGTGGGCTCTCCATTGCGCTACTGGCCTACGAGCTGAGCCTGAACGGCAAGCCCGCGCCGGTGATCGACGGGCTGACGGGCGTGCAGCGAGTGTTCTTCGGCTGGGCGCAGGTGTGGCGCACCAAGTCCCGTGACGCGGAGGCCATCCGGCGACTCGCGATCGACCCGCACTCGCCGCCGGAGTTCCGGTGCAACGGCATCGTGCGCAACCTCGACGCCTTCTACGACGCGTTCGACGTGACGGAGTCCGACGAGCTGTTCCTGGAACCCGAACAGCGCGTCAGCATCTGGAACTAGGCCTCCCCCTCCCGCGAGCAGACGTAAAGGGCCCTGAATCCAATCGATTCAGGGCCCTTTACGTCTGCTCGCGCAGGAAGAACTACATCTGCCAGTCCTGCGCGCCGTCGTTCTGGCTGTAGGTGCCAACCGAATTCTTCACGACGATCGGGTCGCCGCTGCCGAAGTTGTCCAAGAACCACTGCGCGTTGGCCGCACTGAGGTTGATGCAACCGTGGCTGACGTTGCGCTTGCCCTGATCGGCCACCGACCACGGCGCGCCGTGTACGAAGTTGCCGCTGTTATCGATGCGGACCGCGTTCTTCACGGTCAACTTGTAGCCCTGCGCAGAGTTGTTGTCCACGCCGTAGGTCGCGGAGTCCATCACGATGCTCGGGAACTTCTCGAGCACGTAGTAGGTGCCGTTCGGGGTGTCATAGCCCGTCTTGCCCATCGACACCGGGAACGTCTTCTCCAGCGTTCCGTTGCGGACGATCTGCATCTGATGCGTCGAGTTGTCGACGGTCGCCACCAGAGATTCGCCGGTCCGGAAGCTGGACTTGGTACCACCCGCGTCGATGTTCACGATCGTGTTCGCCGGCCAGAAGTCGATCGGACGCCAGCGCAGCTGCGTGTCGCTCAACCAGTAGAACTTGCCGGGCACCGCAGGTACCGACGAGACATGGACCGCCGACTGCGCCATCGCGCGATCGGCGATGGGCCGGGCGAAGTTGATGGCGATCGGCTTGGCCACCCCCACCATCGACCCGTTGCTCGGGTTGAAACTCGGCGGCGCGAAGACCGGCTTTCCGGTGTAGGGCGTCGGGTCCTGACCCGCGGGGGTGCCCTCCGGAATCACCGTCGGAGCGGCTACGGGCGCAGCCAACGGATCGACGGGAGCAGGTGCCATCGGATCGGCGGGCGGAGCGAACCCGAACGGAGCGGGCGGCACGTCCCCGACCGGCGGTGCGGGTTGCTCGATGGGTGCCGAACCAATGGCTGCGGGATCCGGGTTGACCTCGGGATCTGCCCAGGCAGACGGGCTGCCGACCAATCCGGCGCCGACCAATCCGGCGGCGAAGATCGCCGCGGCGAGCCTGGTCGTGGTTCGCGTGAACGTTCTCCGTGGCATGGGCCACCTCCAATACACAAGTGATTCCAGTGTCGCACAGCGCGGAAAGCCGTAATCGCCGGTGGAACGCGCCAACTCCGGATGCCGACCAGCCGAAACGGCACTGAGCTGCCCGTTTGATCGCCCCTCGGCGTTCGTTCGTTACCTCCACCGCACTTTGACGATCAGCAGGCGATCAGGACTTGACCAATCGGGCGATGGCCGCCGACGCCTCGGCGAGCTTCTTGTCGGCCTCGGCGCCGCCCTCGGCCACCGCGTGCGACACGCAGTGGCCCAGATGTTCCTCGAGCAAGCCGAGCGCGACGGACTGCAGCGCGCTGTTGACCGCACTGATCTGCGTCAAGATGTCGATGCAGTACTTGTCGTCCTCGATCATCTTGGCGACGCCGCGCACCTGACCCTCGATGCGCCGCAGCCTCTTGGCGTAGTTCTCCTTGTGCGGCGAGTAACCATGTTCGATCGCCTCGACCACGTCGGACGGCTCGGACATCGTCACCCTCCCAACATCTGCTTCATCTGGGTGATCTCGGCCTGCTGCGCGGTGACGATCTGCTGCGCGAGCGTCTTGGCGTCCGCGTTGGCGCCGTCCGCGATCTCGGTGTTGGCCATCGCGATGGCTCCCTCGTGGTGGCCGATCATCGACTGCAGCCAGAGCTGATCGAATGCGGGCCCCTTCAGCGTCTCCAACCTACTCATCGTCGCATCGTCGACCATGCCGTTCATGGCGCCCATGTCGTGCCCCTCGTGACCGGTGTCGGTACCGGCGTTCCACTGGACCAGGAACGCCTTCATGGTCTCGATCTCGGGGCCCTGGGCCGCGGCGATCTCGGAGGCCAGCTTGAGCACCGCGGGATCGGTGGAACGGTCGGGCGCCAGCTGCGACATCTCGACAGCCTGTTCGTGGTGCGGGATCATGCCAGTGACGAACGTGACGTCGGCGGCGTTGTTCGGGGCTGCCGCAGAGCTGGACTCGCTCGTGCTCGCAGGATCGGTTTGGCCGTCCCCGGCCGTCGGGGCCGGCTTCGAGCACGCGGACAGGAACAGGGCGGTGGCCAAGGCAGCCACCAGAGCGATTACGGACTTCATGCCTCCACAGTACCGGATACCCCACCGGGGTATCTGAAATGGTTTGGTCGGCGAACGACCCGAAGGCATACTTGACCGATGCCCTCAGACGCGTCATCTGGCTCCCCCGACGTCAAGCCCCGCAGCCGCGACGTTACCGACGGCCTCGAGAAGACTGCCGCCCGCGGAATGCTGCGGGCCGTCGGCATGGGTGACGACGACTGGGTCAAATCCCAGATCGGCGTCGCGTCGTCGTGGAACGAGATCACCCCGTGCAACCTGTCGCTGGACCGGCTGGCCAAGGCCGTCAAGGAGGGGGTGCACGCGGCTGGCGGATTCCCGATGGAGTTCGGCACCATCTCGGTCTCCGACGGCATCTCGATGGGCCACGAGGGCATGCACTTCTCGCTGGTGTCGCGTGAGGTGATCGCCGACAGCGTCGAAACCGTGATGATGGCCGAGCGCCTCGACGGCTCCGTGCTCCTGGCTGGCTGCGACAAGTCGCTGCCCGGCATGTTGATGGCCGCGGCCCGGCTCGATCTGGCCAGTGTCTTCCTCTACGCCGGCTCGATCATGCCCGGCAAGGCCGTGCTGTCCGACGGCAGCGAGCGCGACGTCACGATCATCGACGCGTTCGAGGCCGTCGGCGCCTGCTCCCGCGGCCTGATGTCCCGCGAGGACGTCGACACCATCGAGCGCGCGATCTGCCCCGGTGAGGGGGCGTGCGGCGGCATGTACACCGCCAACACCATGGCCAGCGCGGCCGAGGCGATCGGGATGTCGCTTCCCGGCAGCGCCGCACCGCCGGCCAGCGACCGTCGCCGCGACGGCTTCGCCAAGGCCAGCGGTGAGGCCGTCGTCGAACTGCTCAAGCGGGGCATCACGGCCCGCGACATCATGACCAAGGAGGCGTTCGAGAACGCGATCGCCGTAGTGATGGCGTTCGGCGGATCGACCAACGCCGTGTTGCACCTGCTGGCGATCGCGCACGAAGCCGAGGTCGAGTTGACCCTCGACGACTTCATCCGCGTCGGCGCCAAGGTGCCCCACCTCGCCGACGTCAAGCCGTTCGGCAAGCACGTGATGTACGACGTCGACCAGATCGGCGGCGTGCCGGTCATCATGAAGGCCCTGCTGGATGCTGGTCTGCTGCACGGGGACTGCCTGACGGTCACCGGCGAGACGATGGCCGAGAACCTCGCGCACATCGCACCGCCCGACCCCGACGGCAAGGTGCTGCGCGCGCTCGCCAACCCGATTCACCCGACCGGTGGCATCACCATCCTGCACGGATCGCTGGCGCCGGAGGGCGCCGTGGTCAAGTCGGCGGGCTTCGATTCCGACGTATTCGAGGGCACCGCAAGGGTTTTCGACGGCGAACGGGCGGCGATGGACGCGCTCGAGGACGGCACCATCGTCGCGGGTGACGTCGTCGTCATCCGGTACGAGGGACCCAAGGGCGGACCCGGCATGCGCGAAATGCTGGCGATCACCGGTGCCATCAAGGGCGCGGGCCTGGGTAAGGACGTTCTGCTGATGACCGACGGTCGGTTCTCGGGCGGGACCACCGGCCTCTGCGTCGGTCACGTCGCGCCGGAAGCGGTCGACGCCGGACCGATCGCCTTTGTCCGCGATGGTGACCGCATCCGCCTCGACGTGGGCAAGGGCACCCTGGACCTCATCGTCGACGCCGACGAATTCGATTCCCGCAGAGCGGGTTTCACGCCACCGGCACCCAAGTACCCCACCGGGGTGCTGGCGAAGTACCGCAAGCTGGTGGGCTCAGCCGCCCAGGGTGCGGTCTGCGGCTAGTTGCTCGACGGCGGTGGTTGGGGTTGGAAGGGTTGGTACCACCACCAGTCGGCGCGTTCGCCGGTCGGTCCGCGGCAGGGTGCGACCCGTGGTGGGGGTCGGGTTGGTGGGCGGGCCAGCGATCCCGCGGTGAGCGTTCGGCCCTGGGCGTCGGTGACGACGAGGTGGTGGGCGGGTCCGGTGAGGGTGATGATCTCCCGGTGATGGAGGCGGTGGTGGTGGGGGCACACCAGGACCAGGTTCGCCAGCTCGGTGAGCCCGCCGTCTTCCCAGTGCCGAAGGTGGTGGGCGTGCAGACCGCGGGTGGCCCCGCAGCCGGGGACCATGCAGCAGCGGTCACGGTGCTCCAACGCCCGGCGCAGCCGGCGGCTGATCAGCCGGGTCTCCCGGCCCGCCCCGATCGGCTGGCCGTGGCGCTCGAACCACACCTCGCAGGTGGCGTCACAGGTCAGGTAGCGGCGGTCGGCGTCAGACAGCAGCGGACCCAGATGCAGCGCGGCGATGCGCTGCTCGACGTCGACATGGACCACCACGGTGGTGCGCTGTCCGTGCGGGCGCCGCGCCACGTCGGCGTCCCACCCCGCCTCGACCAGACTGAGGAACCCGTCGATGGTGCTCGGCAACGGCGGGCACTGCCCCCCGCCACCGTCGGGGTGGTCGCGTTTCCACTGGGCGATCAGGGCGTCGGTGTGGGACTGCACCGCCGCGTCGAACGTCGCCGCCTCCGCGTGGGGCAAGGTGATCCGCCAGGTGGTGGATTCCTCGTCCTCGGTCTTGCTGAACGACCGCGGCGGTTCGGGGCGAGGCTCGGGCTCGGCATCCGGGTCGGGGTCGGCATCGGGGTCGGGTTCGGGGTCGGGGTCGGGGCGGGGTTCCCACTTGACCGCGTTGCGGAGCTGGCTGACCGTGGCACTGGCCGCCAACTCGGCGTAGTGCTCATCAGAACCTGCGCCGGCACGCCCGGCGATGACACCGACCTGATCCAGCGACAGCCGTCCTTCTCTCATGTCGGCCGCGCAGCGAGGGAACTCCTCGAGCCGGTGCGCAACCGTGGCGATGGTCTCCGCGTTGGCCGGGGACACACCGGTCTTCCACGCCACCAACGCCGGAACCGAGCGGCACCCCGTGGCACCCCACAACTCGTCGCGGTCGATTTCGGCCACGATCTCCACCAGTCGGCCATCGATCGCATTGCGCTGACCGGCCAACTCCGCCAACTCCTCGAACAACACCTCCAACCGCTCACAGGGAGCGAGAACGGGTGCGGTCGACGACATGACGTCATCATCACAGAGGGGTACGACATCGATGATGGAAGACCGGGCGCGGTCTGCAGCGACCATCCGCGATGTGAGTAGGGTTTTCTCCCATGACGCTCGCGTTCCTCCTCACCTCGCTGATCGTGGTGGCGACACCGGGAACCGGTGCGCTGTACACCGTCGCCACCGGGCTCTCGCACGGAACGCGGAGCAGCCTGGTGGCCGCCGTCGGATGCACCCTCGGGATCGTGCCGCACATGCTGGCCGCAGTGACCGGACTGGCCGCGATCCTGCACAGCAGCGCCGTCGCGTTCCAGACCATCAAGTGGGCCGGCGTGGCCTACCTGCTGTACCTGGCGTGGATCACCTGGCGCGACGACTCCGAACTCGTCGCCACCACCGGTGACACCGCGGCGCCGGGGCCGTTGCGCATCATCTGGACGGCCGTCGCGGTGAACGTGCTCAATCCCAAGCTGACGCTGTTCTTCTTCGCGTTCCTGCCGCAGTTCGTCGATTCTGGCAGGCCCGCCTTCGCCCAAATGCTCACGCTCAGTGCGGTCTTCATGGGGCTGACGCTCGTGGTGTTCGCGCTGTACGGCGCGTTCGCCGCTGTGGTGCGTACGCACGTCATCAGTCGGCCGCGGGTGGTGGCGTGGATGCGTCGGACCTTCGCGGCGACGTACGTCGCGCTGGCGGCCAGGATGGCGGTCACGGCCCGCTCGTGAGCGACCATCCTCCAGACCTCCATCCCGGGTTGGCGACGCTTGCCCCTCTGCTGGGCACCTGGGCGGGCTCCGGCGCGGGCGAGTACCCGACGATCACCTCGTTCGGCTACCTCGAAGAGGTCACCTTCGGTCACGTCGGCAAGCCCTTCCTGAGCTACGGGCAGAAGACGAAGGCCGACGACGACGGGCGTCCACTGCATGCCGAGACCGGGTACCTCCGGGTGCCGTCGGAGGGTCGCGTCGAGCTGGTGCTGGCGCACCCGACGGGTGTCACCGAGATCCAGGAGGGTTCGTTCACGATCACCGATGGCGTACTGGAGTTGGAGCTGACCGCGACCTCGATCGGACTGACCTCTAGCGCGAAAGAGGTCACCGCACTGAGTCGTTCATTCCACATCGACGGTGACGAGCTGACCTACACCCTGCGACTCGGTGCGGTTGGCCAGCCGCTGCAGCATCACCTGGCCGCGACGTTGCACAGGAAGCAGGCATGACCTCCGAGGGACGAATTCAGGTGCCTGCCGATCTCGACGCGGTCACCGACGTCGCCGACGAGGACCACTCCGGCGTGGATTCTTCTGCGGTAGAACAGATTTGGCGCGCCACCCGGTACTGGTATTCGGCAGGCATGCATCCGGCCATCCAGGTGTGCATCCGTCACCGCGGGAAGGTCGTGCTGAACCGGGCGATCGGGCACGGCTGGGGCAACGGGCCCAACGATCCGGCCGACGCCGACAGGGTGCCCGTGACGACCGAGACGCCGTTCTGCGTGTACTCGGCGGCCAAGGCCATGACCACGACGGTCATCCACCTGCTGGCCGAACGCGGCATCTTCTCACTGGACGACCGGGTGTGCGAATACCTGCCGACGTACACCAGCCACGGCAAGGACCGCACCACGATCCGGCACGTCTTGACCCACAGCGCAGGCGTTCCCTTCGCGACGGGGCCCAAGCCCGACCTCAAGCGGATGAACGACAGCGAGTACGCCCGCGAGATGCTCGGCAATCTGCGCACCATCTATCCGCCGGGGCGGGTGCACGTCTACCACGCATTGACCTGGGGTCCGCTGACCCGGGAGATCGTCTCGGCTGCCACCGGCAAGGACATCCGCGACGTGCTCGCCGACGAGATCCTGAATCCGCTTGGCTTCCGCTGGACCAATTACGGGGTTGCGCCCGAGGATGTTTCGCTGGTGGCGCCCAGCCACGCCACCGGCAAGCCGCTGCCGGCGCCCATCGCCGCGGCGTTCAAGCTGGCCATCGGTGGCACCACGCACCAGATCATCCCGTTCACCAACACGCCGCAGTTCCTCACCAGCGTGGTGCCCTCGTCGAGCACCGTCTCGACCGCGAATGAACTGTCCCGCTTCGCCGAGATGCTTCGGCGCGGCGGTGAGCTCGACGGGGTACGGGTCATGCAGCCGGAGACGCTGCGCGCCGCAACCACTGAGGCCCGACGACTGCGACCCGACATCGCCATGGGTCTGATGCCGATGCGCTGGGGTACGGGATACATGTTGGGCTCCAAGCGATTCGGGCCGTTCGGTCGCAATGCCCCAGCCGCGTTCGGCCACACCGGTCTGGTCGACATCGCGATCTGGGCGGACCCCGAACGCGATTTGGCCGTGGGCATCGTCAGCAGCGGCAAACCCGGCGGCCACCCCGAGGCCAAGCGCTACCCCGCGATGCTGGATGCCATCGCCGCCGCCTTCGAGCGCGCCAGCACCCGCTAACCTGTGCGGGTGGCCAAGGTCGAGCTGTCCCGCAAACTATCCATCAGCCCGGAAGAGGCGTGGTCGCACGTCTCGGACCTGTCGTCCCTGGGTGACTGGCTGACGATGCATCAGGGCTGGCGCAGTGACCTTCCCGACGAGCTCACCGTCGGCACCAGGATCGTCGGAGTGGCGGGCGCCAAGGGCATGCGCAACCGCGTCACGTGGACGATCGAGGACCACGACCCGCCGCATCTCATCGGCATCACCGGTGACGGTGTCGGCGGCACCAGGTACGCGTTGCGAATGACGGTGAAGCCGCTGCCGAAGGGTTGCGAGTTCCGGCTCAAGATCGACCTCGGCGGCGCACCGCTGTTCGGTCCCATCGGCATGGCGGCCTCCCGCGCCGTCAAGGGCGATATCGAGCGGTCGATCAAGAAGTTCGAGGAGTTGTACGGCTAGATCTTCACGCCGTAGACCTTCTCGACCGTCAACGCCATCAGCACCCGGCGGTCGGACACCATCACCGACCGGTACTCG contains:
- a CDS encoding helix-turn-helix domain-containing protein produces the protein MTLTTDARGDASDRPNAAATAARRRPAVDQRPVEFWPTSAIRAALETDDLTVWQRIVVAIKRDPYGRTARQVEEVLDTAPPYGVSKALDEVLARTRADLEANECAEVARHVLGLLQRSGLGQDEFASRIGIPGDQFAAYLRGVTSPPASLMIRMRRLSDRFAKMRRPD
- a CDS encoding M13 family metallopeptidase, whose translation is MGEVTLEATQNGAAPAATSKSGIDLSFVDDDARPQDDLFGHVNGRWLADYDIPADRATDGAFRLLADRAEEQVRDIIIEAAAADADPDTDEQRVGDLYGSFMDVDTVARVGVAPLLDEIATIDAAADRNALAAVLGGLQRTGVGGGTGLYVDTDSKDSTRYLLHLSQSGLGLPDESYYRDAQHADILAAYPGHITRMFALTFGDEPQPNEWEATAERIIGLESKIAAAHWDVVKRRDADLTYNLRAFTDLTAEAPGFDWAGWIAAIGTTSKAAAEVVVRQPDFLTAFAALWADEDLEDWKRWLRWRLISSRASMLTDPLVAENFDFYGRTLSGTEEIRDRWKRGVALVENLMGDAVGKLYVERHFPPDAKGRMDELVVNVSEAYRVSIGNLKWMTPETRDRALAKLDKFTPKIGYPARWRDYPGLVIDRSDLYGNYKRGNAVGYDRELAKLGGPVDRDEWFMTPQTVNAYYNPGMNEIVFPAAILQPPFFDAEADDAANYGGIGAVIAHEIGHGFDDQGAKYDGDGNLVDWWTDDDRTEFGSRTKALIAQYEDFVPRQLSGGQHVNGAFTVGENIGDLGGLSIALLAYELSLNGKPAPVIDGLTGVQRVFFGWAQVWRTKSRDAEAIRRLAIDPHSPPEFRCNGIVRNLDAFYDAFDVTESDELFLEPEQRVSIWN
- a CDS encoding L,D-transpeptidase, giving the protein MPRRTFTRTTTRLAAAIFAAGLVGAGLVGSPSAWADPEVNPDPAAIGSAPIEQPAPPVGDVPPAPFGFAPPADPMAPAPVDPLAAPVAAPTVIPEGTPAGQDPTPYTGKPVFAPPSFNPSNGSMVGVAKPIAINFARPIADRAMAQSAVHVSSVPAVPGKFYWLSDTQLRWRPIDFWPANTIVNIDAGGTKSSFRTGESLVATVDNSTHQMQIVRNGTLEKTFPVSMGKTGYDTPNGTYYVLEKFPSIVMDSATYGVDNNSAQGYKLTVKNAVRIDNSGNFVHGAPWSVADQGKRNVSHGCINLSAANAQWFLDNFGSGDPIVVKNSVGTYSQNDGAQDWQM
- the ricR gene encoding copper-sensing transcriptional repressor RicR yields the protein MSEPSDVVEAIEHGYSPHKENYAKRLRRIEGQVRGVAKMIEDDKYCIDILTQISAVNSALQSVALGLLEEHLGHCVSHAVAEGGAEADKKLAEASAAIARLVKS
- a CDS encoding DUF305 domain-containing protein gives rise to the protein MKSVIALVAALATALFLSACSKPAPTAGDGQTDPASTSESSSAAAPNNAADVTFVTGMIPHHEQAVEMSQLAPDRSTDPAVLKLASEIAAAQGPEIETMKAFLVQWNAGTDTGHEGHDMGAMNGMVDDATMSRLETLKGPAFDQLWLQSMIGHHEGAIAMANTEIADGANADAKTLAQQIVTAQQAEITQMKQMLGG
- the ilvD gene encoding dihydroxy-acid dehydratase, with the protein product MPSDASSGSPDVKPRSRDVTDGLEKTAARGMLRAVGMGDDDWVKSQIGVASSWNEITPCNLSLDRLAKAVKEGVHAAGGFPMEFGTISVSDGISMGHEGMHFSLVSREVIADSVETVMMAERLDGSVLLAGCDKSLPGMLMAAARLDLASVFLYAGSIMPGKAVLSDGSERDVTIIDAFEAVGACSRGLMSREDVDTIERAICPGEGACGGMYTANTMASAAEAIGMSLPGSAAPPASDRRRDGFAKASGEAVVELLKRGITARDIMTKEAFENAIAVVMAFGGSTNAVLHLLAIAHEAEVELTLDDFIRVGAKVPHLADVKPFGKHVMYDVDQIGGVPVIMKALLDAGLLHGDCLTVTGETMAENLAHIAPPDPDGKVLRALANPIHPTGGITILHGSLAPEGAVVKSAGFDSDVFEGTARVFDGERAAMDALEDGTIVAGDVVVIRYEGPKGGPGMREMLAITGAIKGAGLGKDVLLMTDGRFSGGTTGLCVGHVAPEAVDAGPIAFVRDGDRIRLDVGKGTLDLIVDADEFDSRRAGFTPPAPKYPTGVLAKYRKLVGSAAQGAVCG